The following are encoded together in the Spiroplasma apis B31 genome:
- a CDS encoding amidase family protein, with protein MEIKFLSIKELNEKLKNQEITISQLTNLTIKNLKEEMSSNFLVTLTEDHSLERAKELEKTKNFDNPLYGIPYVTKDNISTKDILTTGSSRILSNYYPTFDATITETLDKSGAILCGKATLDELGMGGTGLFAFNGEVRNPLDKERIIGGSSSGSAFAVATGLVPYSTGTDTGDSIRKPASYTGIVGFKPTYGSISRYGVIPYSPSLDHVGFFTRSVEDMAILCDASFGLDHNDFTSIDNKQSFSANLNEKKEKIKFGFLTSVEKYMDKSLLGSYEKLFDKVKKDGHEVIFVDFKKELLDAITAAYMMISFSEGATTHANLDGINFGKREKGQDYLEIMRNSRSKNFGSTVKRRFVIGSFQLKKENQERLLAKSKKVRRLINEELSRVYEEIDILILPPSLNVAPKVSEVLGTDVEERDNDEKVFLEDLLILANFNGMPSITLPFIKSNGLPIGINLNARPKNDLELLQVSKYIEEVVAKQKNGGETND; from the coding sequence ATGGAAATAAAGTTTTTAAGTATTAAAGAACTAAACGAAAAATTAAAAAATCAAGAAATCACTATCTCCCAACTAACAAATTTAACTATTAAAAACCTAAAAGAAGAAATGAGCTCAAACTTTCTTGTGACTTTAACCGAAGATCATTCCCTTGAAAGAGCAAAGGAGTTGGAAAAAACAAAAAATTTTGATAATCCCCTTTATGGAATTCCTTATGTAACAAAAGACAACATATCGACAAAAGACATTCTAACAACTGGTAGCTCAAGAATTTTATCAAATTACTATCCTACTTTTGACGCAACAATAACAGAAACCCTTGATAAGTCTGGTGCTATCCTTTGTGGTAAGGCCACTTTGGATGAACTAGGTATGGGGGGTACTGGACTTTTTGCGTTCAACGGAGAAGTTCGTAACCCTTTAGATAAAGAAAGAATAATTGGTGGAAGTTCAAGCGGAAGTGCTTTTGCAGTGGCTACTGGTTTAGTTCCTTACTCAACAGGGACAGACACTGGTGATTCAATTCGTAAACCAGCAAGCTATACAGGTATTGTTGGTTTTAAACCAACTTACGGAAGTATTTCTAGATATGGTGTGATACCATATTCTCCAAGCTTAGACCATGTTGGTTTTTTTACTAGAAGTGTAGAAGATATGGCTATATTGTGCGATGCTTCTTTCGGTTTAGACCACAATGACTTTACATCAATAGATAACAAACAAAGTTTTTCTGCAAACTTAAATGAAAAAAAAGAAAAAATCAAGTTTGGTTTTTTAACATCTGTAGAAAAATATATGGATAAAAGTTTGCTTGGAAGCTACGAAAAACTTTTCGATAAGGTTAAAAAAGACGGCCATGAAGTTATTTTTGTAGACTTCAAAAAAGAGCTACTCGATGCTATAACTGCCGCATATATGATGATATCTTTCTCAGAAGGTGCAACCACACACGCGAACCTGGATGGTATTAATTTTGGTAAAAGGGAAAAAGGACAAGATTACCTTGAAATTATGCGAAACTCAAGATCAAAAAACTTTGGATCCACAGTGAAAAGAAGATTTGTTATTGGAAGTTTTCAGTTAAAAAAAGAAAATCAAGAGAGACTTCTTGCAAAATCTAAAAAGGTACGACGATTAATTAATGAAGAGTTATCAAGAGTATACGAAGAGATAGATATTTTAATTTTGCCACCAAGTTTGAATGTGGCACCTAAAGTTTCTGAAGTTCTAGGTACTGATGTAGAAGAAAGAGATAATGATGAAAAAGTATTTCTTGAAGATCTTTTAATTTTAGCTAACTTCAACGGTATGCCTTCAATAACTTTGCCTTTTATTAAATCCAACGGTCTTCCAATAGGTATAAATTTAAATGCCAGACCAAAAAATGACTTGGAATTATTACAAGTATCTAAGTATATAGAAGAAGTAGTTGCAAAACAAAAAAATGGGGGTGAGACAAATGACTAA
- the gatB gene encoding Asp-tRNA(Asn)/Glu-tRNA(Gln) amidotransferase subunit GatB has product MTNFEVIIGIENHVELKSNTKIFSPAPVNFGLEHNTQVSEVDLGYPGALPSVNKECVRLALLACNALNLKIDPLLRFDRKNYFYPDLVKGFQITQQFFPIGKDGFLEIELDNNTSKKIEIERLHIEEDTAKQIHKDNLTFIDYNRSGIGLIEIVTKPVIRSSDEAVAYVNGLREILLFLGVSDVKMNEGSLRCDVNISLRPFGYDGYGSKVEVKNLNSLNNVKKAIEFEIKRQSDLLLNGHKIQQETRRFDENKQETVLMRVKNDAVDYKYTREPNIFPIKLNEQWINETIINAPELPSVKRKRYFGDYKLSMDDINYILSDLNLTLFFEETISYGADPKKVANLLITEIKAILNKDNITLKGSNLKPKDLFEIISLTDKGVISSKHVKMIMPVKIKSNENVLSIIEKNNWKLISDTDEIKRLVMPIVEKNTSLIKEQFINRPERVEKTIMGELMKCTGGNVNPDIAINIIKELADAAFKN; this is encoded by the coding sequence ATGACTAATTTTGAAGTAATAATTGGTATTGAAAATCACGTAGAGTTGAAATCAAATACAAAGATATTTTCACCCGCACCAGTTAATTTCGGCCTTGAACATAATACTCAGGTTTCCGAGGTTGATCTTGGTTATCCTGGAGCTTTACCAAGTGTTAATAAAGAATGTGTTCGTCTTGCGTTACTTGCGTGTAATGCATTAAATTTGAAAATAGACCCCTTACTAAGATTTGATCGCAAAAACTATTTTTACCCTGATCTAGTCAAAGGGTTTCAAATAACTCAACAATTCTTTCCAATAGGGAAAGATGGCTTTTTAGAAATAGAACTAGATAATAATACTTCTAAAAAAATAGAGATAGAAAGACTTCATATCGAAGAAGACACAGCCAAACAGATACACAAAGATAATTTGACATTTATCGATTATAACAGAAGTGGTATAGGGCTGATAGAAATCGTTACTAAACCAGTAATTAGATCATCTGATGAGGCTGTTGCTTATGTAAATGGTTTAAGAGAGATTTTGCTATTCCTAGGTGTAAGTGATGTTAAAATGAACGAAGGGTCATTAAGATGTGATGTAAACATTTCTTTACGTCCATTTGGATATGACGGCTATGGTTCCAAAGTAGAAGTTAAAAATTTAAACTCGCTAAACAATGTAAAAAAAGCTATTGAGTTTGAAATCAAAAGACAATCAGACTTATTACTTAACGGGCACAAAATTCAACAAGAAACTAGACGTTTTGATGAAAACAAACAAGAAACTGTCTTAATGAGAGTTAAAAACGATGCGGTTGATTATAAATATACACGCGAGCCAAATATTTTTCCGATAAAACTAAATGAACAATGAATAAATGAAACTATAATTAATGCACCTGAGTTACCATCAGTAAAAAGAAAAAGATACTTTGGTGATTATAAATTATCAATGGATGATATAAATTATATTCTTTCAGACTTAAACTTGACATTATTTTTTGAAGAGACAATAAGTTATGGTGCTGACCCTAAAAAAGTGGCGAACCTTTTAATAACAGAAATAAAAGCAATATTAAATAAGGATAATATAACTCTGAAGGGGTCAAATTTAAAACCAAAAGACTTATTTGAAATCATCTCACTCACAGATAAAGGAGTTATTTCTTCAAAACATGTAAAAATGATCATGCCAGTAAAAATCAAAAGTAATGAAAACGTGCTTTCAATTATAGAGAAAAATAATTGAAAACTTATAAGTGACACAGACGAAATCAAAAGATTAGTAATGCCTATTGTTGAAAAAAATACTTCGTTGATAAAAGAACAATTTATAAACAGACCTGAAAGGGTAGAAAAGACAATAATGGGTGAGTTGATGAAATGTACTGGTGGAAATGTTAATCCAGATATTGCAATCAATATAATCAAAGAACTTGCAGATGCAGCTTTTAAAAATTAA
- a CDS encoding potassium channel family protein → MARKKSFAIMGANYFGLSVAQTLEEKKQHIKIFDLNVEKLNLYMSEFDSIEAVVLDTTNKAALEKNGISQFDGVIVCFGTNMEASILTVLNLIDLGVENIIVKARDKHHKRILLALGLDEDKVIIPDVITGKMVATKSLFDIESEVQSTDGEYVFTSIKVAEENVINKTIGDAGLSSNKDFNIVQIKRNGKIVIPDEYTTLKEDDVLVVFAKNHMINDLVLKIRGEDEYE, encoded by the coding sequence ATGGCTAGAAAGAAAAGTTTCGCTATTATGGGAGCGAATTATTTTGGATTATCTGTAGCCCAGACTTTAGAAGAAAAAAAACAACATATAAAAATATTTGATCTAAATGTTGAAAAATTAAATTTATATATGTCTGAGTTTGACTCTATTGAAGCTGTTGTATTAGATACTACCAACAAAGCAGCACTAGAGAAAAATGGAATATCACAATTTGATGGAGTAATTGTTTGTTTTGGAACAAATATGGAAGCAAGTATACTTACTGTTCTAAATTTAATTGATCTAGGTGTTGAAAATATAATCGTTAAGGCAAGAGACAAACATCATAAACGAATTTTATTAGCACTTGGATTAGACGAGGACAAGGTAATTATACCTGATGTAATAACAGGAAAAATGGTTGCAACTAAGTCGCTTTTTGATATTGAAAGTGAGGTTCAATCAACCGATGGAGAATATGTCTTTACAAGCATCAAAGTAGCAGAAGAAAACGTAATTAATAAAACAATCGGAGACGCTGGGTTGAGCTCAAATAAAGACTTCAACATTGTTCAAATTAAAAGAAATGGTAAAATTGTCATACCCGATGAATATACTACTCTCAAAGAAGACGATGTATTAGTCGTTTTCGCTAAGAATCATATGATAAATGACTTAGTTCTTAAAATACGTGGTGAAGATGAGTATGAATAA
- a CDS encoding TrkH family potassium uptake protein, whose translation MDNSNNNSLTTGEPKSGKKKRSKRKYSTEKSEKTFFAKPKNWWPFSRVSGRIISVYLLTIVIGGFLLSIPGVVKEESNFWNFITGMFTASSAFSDTGITMIQTNTGYSFFGQFLILLLIQMGGIGILTVKIVFLVFLNKKISLDDQSVANTERGSNSLANTVEMIKDAFFFLLSVEIIGAFILFFGFYFTPMSKSYLQENPNTTTNPYHNFGTSLWASIFHSVSAVNNAGFDILSGNSLQPYNQDDSRGYILQFTFLAQWIIGGLGYPTYHDIKRKFRARKLGKTVKFSLFTKLNFIVYVTLFILGPVLVFLSEYLTIENSAILLNKDSNGEHSEKIWKPAYVWIIDILFNVSSCRNAGFASVDINNFTAGSKFILSIWMFIGAAPSSTAGGIRTTTLAICFIAIFSIMRNKSSTEAFKKRIPDETVKRSFAVVLLSFMIVLVSIYVVYLDSNEMLFNTDDSKNTESTIIKLIVYVCSAFGTVGFQPFTNGQIIQMGVISKIMLVITMFIGQLGISNTLLAFVKPKNKQNYGYLEEDVTIG comes from the coding sequence GTGGATAATTCTAATAATAACTCACTTACAACTGGTGAACCTAAGTCTGGAAAAAAGAAAAGGTCAAAAAGAAAATACTCAACTGAAAAATCTGAGAAAACCTTTTTTGCAAAACCAAAAAATTGATGGCCGTTTTCTAGGGTTAGCGGTAGGATTATATCCGTTTACCTGCTTACCATTGTAATTGGTGGTTTTTTATTGAGCATTCCTGGTGTTGTAAAAGAGGAGTCTAATTTTTGAAACTTTATAACTGGTATGTTTACCGCCTCAAGTGCATTTTCTGACACAGGTATTACAATGATACAAACTAACACTGGATATAGCTTTTTTGGCCAGTTTTTAATATTGCTTCTTATACAAATGGGTGGGATCGGTATTCTAACTGTTAAAATTGTATTTTTAGTATTTTTAAATAAAAAAATTTCATTAGACGACCAAAGTGTTGCAAACACCGAAAGAGGAAGTAACTCTCTTGCAAACACTGTTGAAATGATTAAAGATGCGTTCTTCTTTCTCCTTTCTGTAGAAATTATCGGAGCATTTATTCTGTTTTTTGGGTTTTATTTCACTCCAATGTCAAAGAGTTATTTGCAAGAGAATCCAAACACTACTACAAATCCATATCATAATTTTGGAACATCATTGTGAGCGTCTATTTTTCATTCAGTGAGTGCTGTTAATAATGCGGGTTTTGATATCTTGAGTGGAAACTCATTGCAGCCTTATAATCAAGATGACTCAAGAGGTTACATCCTACAATTTACATTTTTAGCTCAATGAATTATTGGTGGTCTTGGTTATCCAACATACCATGATATTAAAAGAAAATTTCGTGCTAGAAAATTAGGTAAAACAGTTAAGTTTTCTTTATTCACAAAACTTAACTTTATAGTGTATGTAACTTTATTTATATTGGGTCCAGTTTTAGTGTTTCTTTCTGAATATTTAACGATCGAGAATAGTGCTATCTTACTTAATAAAGATAGTAACGGGGAGCACTCAGAAAAAATATGAAAACCAGCCTATGTTTGAATAATTGATATATTATTCAATGTTTCTTCTTGTAGAAATGCTGGTTTTGCGAGTGTGGATATTAATAATTTTACTGCTGGATCAAAGTTCATTTTATCAATTTGAATGTTTATTGGTGCAGCGCCTTCTTCAACGGCTGGTGGTATTAGAACAACGACTCTAGCAATTTGTTTTATAGCAATTTTCTCAATAATGAGAAATAAATCTTCTACAGAAGCGTTTAAGAAACGTATCCCAGACGAAACAGTTAAAAGAAGTTTTGCTGTTGTATTACTTTCCTTCATGATTGTATTGGTCAGCATATATGTTGTTTATTTAGACTCTAACGAGATGTTGTTTAACACTGATGACTCAAAAAATACCGAGTCCACAATCATTAAACTAATTGTTTATGTTTGTAGTGCTTTTGGAACCGTTGGTTTTCAACCATTTACTAATGGTCAGATTATTCAAATGGGTGTCATAAGTAAAATTATGCTAGTAATAACAATGTTTATAGGTCAATTAGGTATATCTAATACTTTGTTGGCTTTCGTTAAACCTAAAAACAAACAGAATTACGGATATTTAGAAGAAGATGTAACAATCGGATAA
- a CDS encoding HAD-IIB family hydrolase, whose protein sequence is MRNEFKEKLLIFSDLDGTALNSNHEFSERTKNTVRKAYENGHYFIPITARSTKDGIFTQAINIGIDKLGGIAVSNNGTHIYDFESGTWLREIYVSQKLIKKIFNKTFGKVGKYKVHYFANDITYVYGPGENSRYWSDIMKVDYKVIESLEEITKPISHLTIILPDNAGEVEEKELHKDFNFAKRGLDIIKYTNRVYEIIPKNINKGEAAQFISKHFAKKNKSFQSICFGDNFNDIPLFEKTDYSVAMDNAIDTLKKIATHKTLSNNEDGVAHFIEKEIL, encoded by the coding sequence GTGAGAAATGAATTTAAAGAAAAATTATTAATATTCTCTGACTTGGATGGGACTGCACTAAATTCTAATCATGAGTTTAGCGAACGAACGAAGAATACAGTAAGAAAAGCTTATGAAAACGGTCATTATTTTATTCCAATAACCGCAAGAAGTACTAAAGATGGAATTTTCACACAAGCTATAAATATCGGAATTGATAAGTTGGGTGGAATAGCCGTATCAAATAATGGTACTCATATTTATGATTTTGAATCAGGAACTTGGTTACGTGAGATATATGTAAGTCAAAAATTAATAAAAAAAATATTTAACAAAACATTTGGCAAGGTTGGCAAATATAAAGTTCACTATTTTGCCAACGACATAACTTATGTATATGGTCCAGGGGAAAATTCAAGATATTGAAGCGATATAATGAAGGTTGATTATAAGGTAATTGAGTCACTTGAAGAGATAACAAAACCGATATCACATTTAACAATAATCTTACCCGATAATGCTGGTGAAGTTGAGGAAAAAGAACTTCATAAAGACTTCAACTTTGCCAAAAGAGGTTTAGACATAATCAAATATACAAACAGAGTTTATGAGATAATACCCAAAAATATTAATAAAGGAGAAGCTGCACAATTTATTTCAAAACATTTTGCTAAAAAGAATAAATCTTTCCAATCAATATGTTTCGGGGATAATTTCAATGATATTCCTTTATTTGAAAAAACTGATTATTCAGTTGCTATGGATAATGCAATTGATACTTTAAAAAAAATAGCTACACACAAAACTCTTTCTAATAACGAAGATGGTGTAGCGCACTTTATAGAAAAAGAAATACTTTAA
- the trxA gene encoding thioredoxin, with protein sequence MAKIITSKEEFKNEISKSNTVVDFYADWCGPCKMLAPVFDEVAKEQTEINFIKVNTDDLKEIANEYGIMSIPTLIKFENGEEKQRHSGFIGKDQLIHFAK encoded by the coding sequence ATGGCAAAAATTATTACTAGTAAAGAAGAATTTAAAAACGAAATATCAAAATCAAACACTGTAGTTGATTTCTATGCAGACTGATGTGGACCTTGCAAAATGCTTGCACCCGTATTTGATGAGGTAGCAAAGGAACAAACTGAAATAAACTTTATAAAAGTTAATACAGATGACTTGAAAGAAATAGCAAACGAATATGGAATAATGTCAATTCCAACTTTAATTAAATTTGAAAATGGTGAAGAAAAACAAAGACATTCAGGTTTTATAGGAAAAGACCAACTAATTCACTTTGCAAAGTAG
- a CDS encoding Cof-type HAD-IIB family hydrolase yields MIALDLDGTLIGKGRKVSKENIKAINMAREAGMKICIATGRSISRVLSIAKEIGSFEFEEFVICLNGGGIYKLKKDFSYEIIKEVFFEIEDVNSIYEKSKELKINCFSYIEDPKISYVIKKGGLFIWFMKKITNRKLIIFNNKNIKHRAYKVIACGKKNNIQYLKKFIENKNYESYAWSYVSKKTMNIEISPPNVDKVNALKIVSDIYNIVKEEVIYFGDGENDRRSIEWAGVGVAMENASHSIKSSANEIAPHHKKNGVSYKIHRFID; encoded by the coding sequence ATGATAGCATTGGACCTTGACGGTACCTTGATTGGTAAGGGGAGAAAGGTTTCAAAAGAAAATATAAAAGCTATCAACATGGCTAGAGAAGCCGGAATGAAAATTTGTATAGCCACCGGGAGAAGCATAAGTAGAGTATTAAGCATTGCAAAAGAAATCGGAAGTTTCGAGTTTGAAGAATTTGTAATTTGTTTAAACGGCGGAGGAATATATAAATTAAAAAAAGATTTTTCTTACGAAATAATTAAAGAAGTGTTTTTCGAGATTGAAGATGTAAATTCTATCTATGAAAAATCTAAGGAACTAAAAATAAATTGTTTTTCTTATATAGAAGACCCTAAGATATCTTATGTGATAAAAAAGGGCGGACTTTTTATTTGGTTCATGAAGAAAATAACAAATAGGAAACTTATCATTTTTAACAATAAAAACATAAAACATAGAGCATATAAAGTAATAGCCTGTGGAAAAAAGAACAACATACAATATCTTAAAAAGTTTATTGAAAATAAAAACTACGAGAGTTATGCTTGAAGTTATGTCTCAAAAAAAACTATGAATATAGAAATTAGTCCACCGAATGTCGATAAGGTAAATGCCTTAAAAATTGTTTCAGATATTTATAATATTGTTAAAGAAGAAGTTATTTATTTTGGTGATGGTGAAAATGATAGACGCTCAATAGAATGGGCTGGTGTGGGTGTTGCAATGGAAAATGCCTCACATTCTATCAAAAGTTCTGCAAACGAAATAGCACCACATCATAAAAAAAACGGTGTATCATATAAAATTCACCGATTTATTGATTAA